From one Gracilinanus agilis isolate LMUSP501 chromosome 5, AgileGrace, whole genome shotgun sequence genomic stretch:
- the PNPLA3 gene encoding 1-acylglycerol-3-phosphate O-acyltransferase PNPLA3 produces the protein MAEQFRGWSLSFAGCGFMGFYHVGVTRCLSEHAPQLLRDAPKILGASAGALHCAFFLCGIPLDHRLQILMNLCKSARKRNLGVLHPSFQMSQYLRDGLNKYLPDNAHQLLSGKMVVSLTRVSDRKNVLVSDFDSKEEVVDALVCSSFIPFYGGLIPPSFRGVRYMDGGASSNVPLIDASTTITVSPFYGEHDICPKVVSTNFFHVSFANLSFRLCSGNVYLLARALFPPELKVLGEICLRGYLDALRFLEEKGIYNPPPPGPNVPSEGSEPEITSSCAENGSPPAALRRRSVHEIMPESNELLDHLRLSIIPWDEDILEILPPELSLALQKAMKEKDGYLAKILNSLPVRIMSYMMLPCTLPVESAVSVVLRLMRWFPDMPNDLEWLQWVAYKMCSQARRSLFTIQEPKSTFGKKQSDCLS, from the exons ATGGCCGAGCAGTTTCGGGGCTGGAGCTTGTCCTTTGCCGGATGCGGCTTCATGGGCTTTTACCACGTCGGGGTGACCCGGTGTCTGAGCGAGCACGCCCCGCAACTGCTACGCGACGCCCCCAAAATACTGGGCGCCTCGGCCGGGGCTCTGCACTGCGCCTTCTTCCTGTGCGGGATCCCACTGG ACCATCGACTTCAGATTCTCATGAATCTCTGCAAAAGTGCCAGAAAGCGCAACCTAGGCGTGCTACATCCTTCCTTTCAGATGAGCCAATACCTCCGGGATGGTCTAAACAAGTACCTCCCGGATAATGCTCACCAGCTGCTCTCTGGCAAGATGGTCGTCTCCCTCACCAGAGTGTCTGATAGGAAGAATGTGTTGGTATCCGACTTTGATTCCAAGGAAGAGGTCGTGGAT GCGTTAGTTTGTTCCAGTTTCATTCCATTCTATGGTGGCTTAATTCCTCCATCCTTCAGAGGTGTG CGCTACATGGATGGAGGAGCGAGCAGCAACGTTCCTCTCATCGACGCCAGCACCACCATCACTGTTTCTCCTTTCTACGGGGAGCACGACATCTGCCCCAAAGTCGTATCGACCAACTTCTTCCATGTGTCTTTCGCCAACCTCAGCTTCCGTCTCTGCTCAGGCAATGTTTACCTCCTAGCCAGAGCACTTTTCCCACCGGAGCTAAAG GTACTTGGAGAGATCTGTCTTCGGGGATATTTGGATGCATTGAGATTCTTGGAGGAAAAGG GCATCTATAACCCACCACCTCCTGGGCCGAATGTGCCTTCAGAAGGGAGCGAACCAGAGATCACTTCATCCTGTGCTGAAAATGGGAGTCCCCCAGCAGCTCTCCGGAGGCGGAGTGTTCATGAGATAATGCCAGAGAGCAACGAGCTTTTGGACCATCTGCGACTCAGCATAATTCCATGGGACGAGGACATTTTGGAAATCCTCCCACCTGAACTTTCTTTAG ctCTGCAAAAGGCAATGAAAGAAAAGGATGGATACTTGGCCAAGATACTCAACAGCTTACCTGTTCGGATAATGTCTTACATGATGCTGCCATGTACGCTGCCTGTGGAATCGGCGGTTTCTGTTGTGCTAAG gctAATGAGATGGTTTCCAGACATGCCCAATGACCTGGAATGGCTGCAATGGGTGGCCTATAAAATGTGCTCTCAGGCTAGAAGGTCTCTTTTCACCATCCAA GAACCAAAGTCCACCTTTGGGAAGAAGCaatcagattgtctctcctga